One window of Calonectris borealis chromosome 28, bCalBor7.hap1.2, whole genome shotgun sequence genomic DNA carries:
- the HOMER3 gene encoding homer protein homolog 3 isoform X2: MSTTREQPIFSTRAHVFQIDPATKRNWIPASKHALTVSYFYDATRNVYRIISVGGTKAIINSTITPNMTFTKTSQKFGQWADSRANTVYGLGFASEQHLSQFAEKFQEVKEAARLAREKSQDKTELTNPALNITSHQVLPSPIISSNGPGEDKLFRSQSADVEITTEKERLKKMLSEGSVSEVQWEAEFFSLQDNNNKLVAALHEANANVDQWKKQLAAYQEETETLRQRVAELESQSAHDSSSENNKEDLSQTLEELEILIKAKDEEIQMLKSQKCGRWEAEGEREETLQKLQELEACNAELERRLHLAEQTLAETLAEREKIQNEVTKVAEIMDVKIFELSEIRQGLAKLVESN; encoded by the exons GGAGCAGCCAATCTTCAGCACCAGGGCCCATGTTTTCCAGATCGACCCTGCCACCAAACGGAACTGGATCCCTGCCAGCAAGCACGCTTTGACTGTCTCCTATTTCTACGATGCCACACGCAATGTGTACCGGATCATCAGCGTGGGGGGCACCAAG GCAATTATCAACAGCACTATTACCCCCAACATGACCTTCACAAAGACGTCCCAGAAATTTGGACAATGGGCAGACAGCCGAGCCAACACGGTGTATGGGTtgggctttgcttcagagcaacATCTCTCCCAG TTTGCAGAGAAGTTCCAGGAAGTGAAAGAAGCAGCCCGTTTGGCGAGGGAGAAGTCCCAGGATAAAACAGAGCTGACAAATCCTGCCCTGAATATCACATCTCACCAG GTACTTCCCAGCCCCATCATCAGCTCCAATGGGCCAGGAGAAGATAAACTATTCCGGAGCCAAAGTGCTGatgttgagataacaacagagaAGGAACGGCTGAAGAAGATGCTTTCAGAGGG TTCGGTGAGTGAGGTCCAGTGGGAGGCTGAATTCTTCAGCCTCCAGGACAACAACAACAAGCTCGTGGCTGCTCTCCATGAAGCCAACGCCAACGTGGACCAGTGGAAGAAGCAGCTGGCTGCTTATCAGGAGGAGACGGAAACGCTGCGGCAGCGG GTAGCAGAACTGGAGTCACAGAGTGCTCACGATTCCTCCAGTGAGAACAACAAGGAAGATCTGAGCCAAACCCTGGAGGAGCTGGAAATACTGATCAAGGCTAAAGACGAG GAGATTCAGATGCTAAAGAGCCAGAAGTGTGGCCGATGGGAAGCAGAGGGCGAGCGTGAGGAGACACTGCAGAAGCTGCAG GAGCTGGAGGCATGCAACGCAGAACTGGAGCGACGCCTTCACCTTGCCGAGCAGACGCTGGCAGAGACCCTGGCCGAGAGGGAGAAGATCCAGAACGAGGTCACCAAGGTGGCGGAGATAATGGATGTGAAGATATTTGAGCTCAGTGAGATCCGTCAGGGACTAGCCAAGCTGGTAGAGAGCAACTGA
- the HOMER3 gene encoding homer protein homolog 3 isoform X1, whose protein sequence is MAAELFLREQPIFSTRAHVFQIDPATKRNWIPASKHALTVSYFYDATRNVYRIISVGGTKAIINSTITPNMTFTKTSQKFGQWADSRANTVYGLGFASEQHLSQFAEKFQEVKEAARLAREKSQDKTELTNPALNITSHQVLPSPIISSNGPGEDKLFRSQSADVEITTEKERLKKMLSEGSVSEVQWEAEFFSLQDNNNKLVAALHEANANVDQWKKQLAAYQEETETLRQRVAELESQSAHDSSSENNKEDLSQTLEELEILIKAKDEEIQMLKSQKCGRWEAEGEREETLQKLQELEACNAELERRLHLAEQTLAETLAEREKIQNEVTKVAEIMDVKIFELSEIRQGLAKLVESN, encoded by the exons GGAGCAGCCAATCTTCAGCACCAGGGCCCATGTTTTCCAGATCGACCCTGCCACCAAACGGAACTGGATCCCTGCCAGCAAGCACGCTTTGACTGTCTCCTATTTCTACGATGCCACACGCAATGTGTACCGGATCATCAGCGTGGGGGGCACCAAG GCAATTATCAACAGCACTATTACCCCCAACATGACCTTCACAAAGACGTCCCAGAAATTTGGACAATGGGCAGACAGCCGAGCCAACACGGTGTATGGGTtgggctttgcttcagagcaacATCTCTCCCAG TTTGCAGAGAAGTTCCAGGAAGTGAAAGAAGCAGCCCGTTTGGCGAGGGAGAAGTCCCAGGATAAAACAGAGCTGACAAATCCTGCCCTGAATATCACATCTCACCAG GTACTTCCCAGCCCCATCATCAGCTCCAATGGGCCAGGAGAAGATAAACTATTCCGGAGCCAAAGTGCTGatgttgagataacaacagagaAGGAACGGCTGAAGAAGATGCTTTCAGAGGG TTCGGTGAGTGAGGTCCAGTGGGAGGCTGAATTCTTCAGCCTCCAGGACAACAACAACAAGCTCGTGGCTGCTCTCCATGAAGCCAACGCCAACGTGGACCAGTGGAAGAAGCAGCTGGCTGCTTATCAGGAGGAGACGGAAACGCTGCGGCAGCGG GTAGCAGAACTGGAGTCACAGAGTGCTCACGATTCCTCCAGTGAGAACAACAAGGAAGATCTGAGCCAAACCCTGGAGGAGCTGGAAATACTGATCAAGGCTAAAGACGAG GAGATTCAGATGCTAAAGAGCCAGAAGTGTGGCCGATGGGAAGCAGAGGGCGAGCGTGAGGAGACACTGCAGAAGCTGCAG GAGCTGGAGGCATGCAACGCAGAACTGGAGCGACGCCTTCACCTTGCCGAGCAGACGCTGGCAGAGACCCTGGCCGAGAGGGAGAAGATCCAGAACGAGGTCACCAAGGTGGCGGAGATAATGGATGTGAAGATATTTGAGCTCAGTGAGATCCGTCAGGGACTAGCCAAGCTGGTAGAGAGCAACTGA
- the HOMER3 gene encoding homer protein homolog 3 isoform X3 yields MGEQPIFSTRAHVFQIDPATKRNWIPASKHALTVSYFYDATRNVYRIISVGGTKAIINSTITPNMTFTKTSQKFGQWADSRANTVYGLGFASEQHLSQFAEKFQEVKEAARLAREKSQDKTELTNPALNITSHQVLPSPIISSNGPGEDKLFRSQSADVEITTEKERLKKMLSEGSVSEVQWEAEFFSLQDNNNKLVAALHEANANVDQWKKQLAAYQEETETLRQRVAELESQSAHDSSSENNKEDLSQTLEELEILIKAKDEEIQMLKSQKCGRWEAEGEREETLQKLQELEACNAELERRLHLAEQTLAETLAEREKIQNEVTKVAEIMDVKIFELSEIRQGLAKLVESN; encoded by the exons GGAGCAGCCAATCTTCAGCACCAGGGCCCATGTTTTCCAGATCGACCCTGCCACCAAACGGAACTGGATCCCTGCCAGCAAGCACGCTTTGACTGTCTCCTATTTCTACGATGCCACACGCAATGTGTACCGGATCATCAGCGTGGGGGGCACCAAG GCAATTATCAACAGCACTATTACCCCCAACATGACCTTCACAAAGACGTCCCAGAAATTTGGACAATGGGCAGACAGCCGAGCCAACACGGTGTATGGGTtgggctttgcttcagagcaacATCTCTCCCAG TTTGCAGAGAAGTTCCAGGAAGTGAAAGAAGCAGCCCGTTTGGCGAGGGAGAAGTCCCAGGATAAAACAGAGCTGACAAATCCTGCCCTGAATATCACATCTCACCAG GTACTTCCCAGCCCCATCATCAGCTCCAATGGGCCAGGAGAAGATAAACTATTCCGGAGCCAAAGTGCTGatgttgagataacaacagagaAGGAACGGCTGAAGAAGATGCTTTCAGAGGG TTCGGTGAGTGAGGTCCAGTGGGAGGCTGAATTCTTCAGCCTCCAGGACAACAACAACAAGCTCGTGGCTGCTCTCCATGAAGCCAACGCCAACGTGGACCAGTGGAAGAAGCAGCTGGCTGCTTATCAGGAGGAGACGGAAACGCTGCGGCAGCGG GTAGCAGAACTGGAGTCACAGAGTGCTCACGATTCCTCCAGTGAGAACAACAAGGAAGATCTGAGCCAAACCCTGGAGGAGCTGGAAATACTGATCAAGGCTAAAGACGAG GAGATTCAGATGCTAAAGAGCCAGAAGTGTGGCCGATGGGAAGCAGAGGGCGAGCGTGAGGAGACACTGCAGAAGCTGCAG GAGCTGGAGGCATGCAACGCAGAACTGGAGCGACGCCTTCACCTTGCCGAGCAGACGCTGGCAGAGACCCTGGCCGAGAGGGAGAAGATCCAGAACGAGGTCACCAAGGTGGCGGAGATAATGGATGTGAAGATATTTGAGCTCAGTGAGATCCGTCAGGGACTAGCCAAGCTGGTAGAGAGCAACTGA